The Kiritimatiellia bacterium genomic interval GGGCTCGAGGGTCAGGGTGTCGGTAGCGGGGAAGGTGCTCATGGTTAGAATGCTCCTGTAGCGAATTTCTTTCTCAAGCGCGCGCGCAACACGACGGCCAGCAGGTTCAGCAGGAAGATCAGCGCGATCAGCAGCAGCGTGGTGGTGAAGACCATCGGCTTGGCCGCTTCGCTGTTCGGGCTCTGGAACCCGAGATCGAAAATGTGGAAACCCAGGTGCATGAAGCTACGCTCGGGATGCAGGAACGGCGCGACGGCGTCCACCGGCAACTCCGGCGCCAGCTTCACGGCCCCGACGAGCATCAGCGGGGCGACCTCGCCCGCGCCGCGCGCCATCGCGAGGATCATCCCCGTCATGATCCCCGGCAGCGCGCGCGGCAGGACGATCCGCCGGATCGTCTGCCATTTTCCCGCGCCGCAGGCATACGACCCCTCCCGCATCGAGTTCGGCACGGCGGCCAGCGACTCCTCCGTTGCGACGATCACCACGGGCAGCGTCATCAGGGCCAGGGTCAGCGCCGACCACAGCAGGCCGCCCTTGCCGAACGTCGGGTTGGGCAGGTTCGCGGCGAAGAAGGAGTGGTCGATCCAACCTCCGACGATGTAGCAGAAGAAGCCCAGCCCGAACACGCCGAAGACGATGCTCGGCACGCCGGCGAGGTTGTTGATCGCGATGCGCACGGCGCTGACCATCGGCCCGGCCTTCGCGTACTCGCGCAGGTAGAGCGCCGCCATGACGCCGAACGGCACGACGGCGATCGACATGACCACGGTCATCAGCGCCGTGCCGAACAGGGCCGGGAAGACGCCGCCCTCGCTGTTCGCTTCGCGGGGCGCCCCGGTCAGGAACTCGATCCAACGCGAGGCATAGACGCGCGCCTTGGCCGCGGGGCCCATCCGGTTCGGGGCGCAGGCGCGGACGATGTCCGCCAGGGCGATCGCCTGCTCGCGCCCGTCGGCCGCGGCGAGGACGAATTGGTAGCGCGCGTTGTCGCGGTTGATCGCCTCGATCCGGGCGCGCAGCGCCCGGTATTCCGCCTGGCCCTGCCGCTCGGCCGCCACGAACCGGGCGAGCGCCTCCCGGTGCTCCTCGGAATCAGCGCCATGCTTGAGCTCGGCCGCGCGCGCCGCCAGGCGCGCGTTCTCCAGTGTACGGTTCACGCGCCCGACGGCACGCGTTTCCAGGTCCTGCCGCTCGCGCAGCTTCCGGCGCACCGCGCCGTGGTGCCGGAGATACAGCGCCCAGGCGGATTCCGGGTCCGAGGCCGCGGCCTGGCCGTCCACGAGGAAGGCTTTCGGCGTCCCGTAGAACCGGCCCCAGGCCATGCGCTCGAGAACGAGCGCCCAGGATGGCCGCGTTTCCGACCGGAGGTCGGCATCAGAAACCCATTGGAAATGCTCGCCGGTCAGTTCGAAGTTACCCGTCCGCAGGAGCCGCCGGCGCACGGGAGAGGCCTCCGCGGTCGGGCGGTACATTTCCTCGCGGGCGACTTCGCCCATGACGCGGCGGCCGTCGGCGAGTTCGGCCTCCACCACGGGAACCGGCCAGAGCGTGGCCACGCCCTGAAGCAGGACCAGCAGCAGGAGTCCGACGATCATCACGAGCGCCAGCGCCAGGCCGCCGCCGGTCAGCCAGATCATCGGCTCGCCCTGGGCGAAGAGGGAGGTGCCCCTCGCGCGGCGTTCTGTGTTCACAGCGCCACCGCCTTCCGGCGGAACCGCAGGCGCACGAGTTCCGCGGCCGTGTTGACGACGAACGTCAGCGCGAAGAGCACCAGCGCGGACAGGAACAACACGCGGTAGTGCGTGCTGTTCCGGACCGCCTCGGGCAACTCGACGGCGATGTTGGCGGACAGGGTCCGGAATCCGTTGAACAGGTTCCAGTCCAGGATCGGCGTGTTGCCCGCGGCCATGAGGACGATCATCGTTTCGCCGACCGCGCGGCCGAGGCCGATCATGACGGCGGAGAACAGCCCGCTCATGGCCGTCGGGATGATGACCGTGACGGCGGCCTGCCAGGGCGTCGCGCCCGCGCCGAGCGCGGCGGAGCGGAGATGGTCCGGCACGGCGTTGAGCGCGTCGTCCGCGATCGTGTAGATGATGGGGATGACGGCG includes:
- the pstA gene encoding phosphate ABC transporter permease PstA, which produces MIWLTGGGLALALVMIVGLLLLVLLQGVATLWPVPVVEAELADGRRVMGEVAREEMYRPTAEASPVRRRLLRTGNFELTGEHFQWVSDADLRSETRPSWALVLERMAWGRFYGTPKAFLVDGQAAASDPESAWALYLRHHGAVRRKLRERQDLETRAVGRVNRTLENARLAARAAELKHGADSEEHREALARFVAAERQGQAEYRALRARIEAINRDNARYQFVLAAADGREQAIALADIVRACAPNRMGPAAKARVYASRWIEFLTGAPREANSEGGVFPALFGTALMTVVMSIAVVPFGVMAALYLREYAKAGPMVSAVRIAINNLAGVPSIVFGVFGLGFFCYIVGGWIDHSFFAANLPNPTFGKGGLLWSALTLALMTLPVVIVATEESLAAVPNSMREGSYACGAGKWQTIRRIVLPRALPGIMTGMILAMARGAGEVAPLMLVGAVKLAPELPVDAVAPFLHPERSFMHLGFHIFDLGFQSPNSEAAKPMVFTTTLLLIALIFLLNLLAVVLRARLRKKFATGAF